The genomic window AATATGACAGAAGCCAAAGTAGTGCTTGAAGACTATCGAAGAGAATATAACACCTATCGTCCTCACAGCTCATTGAATTATCTAACCCCACAAGAATTTTCCAATCGCCAAGGTTCTGTTCCGTTACGGACTATGTCCTTCGCTCCACAGAACCTTGACAAACAACCTAAACCATTAATGATTAACAGAAATACTAACATTCTATCTGGTCCAAATTAAGAACTCCGGTCACTTACGATACAGTCTCCTAGAATGATAACCTTTTGACAGCTATGACCATGGTCTATTCTATTTGACTTCTCTTGCAACCATGAGCAATGCGTCTGTTTTTTGTTCTTGTGATGCTGCGTATCAAAAAAGTCTTCTAGGCTTAATGTTCCCAAAACTTAGAATGCGTTTGGCTCAACTTCTATAACAAAAACCGGGTTTCAAGAGAAAATGCTCTCAATAAGTTGGAGTGCTGCGGGATGTAAGCTGTAAGATTGATTAGGGTTTTAAAGGGCTGTTTTCTACTTATTTGGTTCATCTTTATCAGATGGATTGATGAGAATATTCATTTTGTTCAAGCCAAGGGAATCAAGTTCATCATCAATTTGAGCAGGGACTTCTTCTTGTGTTTCTGTTAGTTCTGAAGTTATCCACTCGAGTTCGACTAGGGAGTCCGCCATCGTCCTATGGATGCTGGGTGGGTAAATTCCTGCAGCGGAATTGAAATAGCCCTTGGCTTTATCCTTGTTCCCTTCATGGTAGTATTTGGCGGAGTTAGCATAGTAGTAGAAGGAGCTTTGAGCAGAAGGCACCGCATTCTCTAAGGCCTTGCTGACATAAACTTTATTATCGCTTATAAGATGGCAAAGGAATAATTTTAATTTCAATAAATCGTCCACTTCCTTAGCTATGGGGGAGGCACTGAATTTTTGAAATTGAATAATTGCTTTATCATAGTCTTTCTTGAGAAAGTAGCATTCACCTATGTTGAATGCGGCAACGAGTTCTGAGTCAGGTCTAAGCGATACTAGTTTCTCATAAGAAGCTATTGCTTTATCATAAAAGATAGGATCGTCTTTTCCCATTCTAGTGAGAGTGGCTCCTTTGAGGTCATAGGCAGTTGCATGATTGGGGGCGATTCCTATAGCTTGATTCAAAG from Verrucomicrobiota bacterium includes these protein-coding regions:
- a CDS encoding tetratricopeptide repeat protein, which gives rise to MRTTAWLFFILSLLSQFLNHDVLASNQADRLIQQARQDIRKQNFSSALETLNQAIGIAPNHATAYDLKGATLTRMGKDDPIFYDKAIASYEKLVSLRPDSELVAAFNIGECYFLKKDYDKAIIQFQKFSASPIAKEVDDLLKLKLFLCHLISDNKVYVSKALENAVPSAQSSFYYYANSAKYYHEGNKDKAKGYFNSAAGIYPPSIHRTMADSLVELEWITSELTETQEEVPAQIDDELDSLGLNKMNILINPSDKDEPNK